A genomic segment from bacterium encodes:
- the pdhA gene encoding pyruvate dehydrogenase (acetyl-transferring) E1 component subunit alpha, with product MDHELLCELYQRMLRIRRFEEEAARLYTERKIGGFLHLYIGQEAVAVGALSVLEKHDKVITAYRCHGHYLARGGSSKAGMAELLGKGTGCVEGRGGSMHFYDIDNNFYGGWGIVGAQVPLAAGLAFAQKYKEENGVTLCFLGDGAINIGPFHEGLSLASLWELPVVYLIENNEYAMGTPLEKTAPTEDLSIRALGYAMARETIDGHDIFDVRSKVHTAVQRAREHNQPTLIEVKTYRYRGHSMADPQKYRTREDVQERQQRDAILLLGQKLDELQMGDKRAQIEADIENEIQEAVEFAENSPFPDPATATNYTYIES from the coding sequence ATGGATCATGAACTTTTATGCGAACTCTATCAAAGAATGCTTCGAATCCGTCGCTTCGAAGAAGAGGCAGCTCGACTCTACACTGAAAGAAAAATTGGTGGCTTTCTCCACCTGTACATCGGTCAGGAAGCAGTGGCTGTTGGAGCACTTTCAGTGCTCGAAAAACATGACAAGGTCATAACTGCTTACCGCTGTCATGGACACTACCTGGCTCGAGGAGGCTCTTCAAAAGCAGGTATGGCCGAACTCCTCGGTAAAGGCACAGGATGTGTCGAAGGCCGTGGTGGTTCAATGCATTTTTATGACATCGATAATAACTTTTATGGTGGATGGGGTATTGTAGGAGCGCAAGTGCCACTTGCTGCCGGTCTAGCATTCGCGCAAAAGTATAAAGAGGAGAATGGGGTAACACTCTGCTTCCTCGGCGATGGTGCCATCAACATTGGTCCTTTTCACGAAGGGCTCTCGCTCGCTTCACTGTGGGAACTTCCAGTCGTATATCTCATTGAAAACAACGAATACGCAATGGGCACTCCACTTGAGAAGACAGCTCCTACAGAAGACCTCTCAATCCGTGCACTTGGCTATGCGATGGCGCGTGAAACTATTGATGGGCATGATATTTTTGACGTTCGCTCAAAAGTTCATACAGCAGTGCAGAGGGCTCGAGAACATAACCAACCTACCTTGATTGAGGTAAAAACGTACCGATACAGAGGGCACTCGATGGCAGATCCACAAAAGTATCGAACGCGTGAAGATGTTCAGGAGCGCCAACAACGTGATGCGATCCTTCTCCTTGGACAGAAGCTGGATGAACTGCAAATGGGAGACAAACGAGCGCAGATAGAGGCTGATATTGAAAACGAAATTCAAGAAGCGGTGGAGTTTGCTGAGAATTCTCCGTTTCCAGACCCTGCAACCGCAACAAATTATACCTATATAGAAAGTTAA